In the Phaeobacter gallaeciensis genome, one interval contains:
- a CDS encoding PTS sugar transporter subunit IIA, with protein MIGIVIVAHGGLAREYLAAVEHVVGEQPNLRAITIAPDDDRDDKQREICIAADDVDTGDGVVIVTDLFGGSPSNLSLRACAPTDRRILYGANLPMLIKLAKSRHLPVADAVRQAMEAGRKYINSQNINPAGE; from the coding sequence TTGATCGGGATTGTTATTGTCGCGCATGGGGGGCTGGCCAGAGAGTATCTGGCCGCCGTTGAGCATGTGGTTGGCGAGCAGCCGAACCTGCGTGCGATTACCATTGCGCCTGACGATGACCGTGACGACAAACAGCGCGAAATCTGTATTGCGGCCGACGATGTGGACACCGGCGATGGCGTTGTGATCGTTACAGACCTGTTTGGTGGCTCTCCGTCCAATCTCAGCCTACGGGCCTGTGCGCCCACGGATCGGCGCATCCTTTACGGCGCCAATCTTCCGATGCTGATCAAGCTGGCAAAATCCCGCCACCTGCCGGTTGCCGATGCCGTGCGCCAGGCGATGGAGGCGGGTCGCAAATACATCAACTCGCAGAACATTAACCCCGCAGGGGAGTAA
- a CDS encoding HPr family phosphocarrier protein, whose amino-acid sequence MAVKTLKIINEKGLHARASAKLVEVVEGFDATAEVSKDGLSASGDSIMGLLMLAASKGTTIDVDTSGPDAEALAEALEALVADKFGEGY is encoded by the coding sequence ATGGCAGTTAAAACGCTGAAGATCATAAATGAAAAAGGCCTGCATGCGCGTGCCTCCGCAAAGCTGGTCGAAGTGGTCGAAGGCTTTGATGCCACGGCTGAGGTTTCAAAGGACGGTCTGTCAGCTTCCGGCGACAGTATCATGGGGCTTTTGATGTTGGCAGCCTCGAAAGGAACGACTATTGACGTCGATACTTCGGGGCCGGACGCAGAGGCTCTGGCAGAGGCTTTGGAGGCTCTTGTCGCCGACAAATTCGGCGAAGGATACTGA
- a CDS encoding 3-hydroxybutyryl-CoA dehydrogenase, translated as MEVKKIGVIGAGQMGNGIAHVMAVAGYDVVINDVNQTALDGAMSAIQKNLARQASRGKISEEDMNAALARITPTLALPDIGATDLVIEAATERETIKQAIFEDLQPHLQPHTILTSNTSSISITRLASRTDRPERFMGFHFMNPVPVMQLVELIRGIATDEETFTACQTVVERLGKTAASAEDFPAFIVNRILMPMINEAVYTLYEGVGSVKSIDESMKLGANHPMGPLELADFIGLDTCLAIMNVLHDGLADTKYRPCPLLTKYVEAGWLGRKTQRGFYDYRGETPVPTR; from the coding sequence ATGGAAGTCAAAAAAATCGGCGTAATCGGAGCGGGACAGATGGGCAACGGCATTGCCCATGTCATGGCAGTTGCGGGTTATGACGTTGTTATCAATGATGTAAATCAGACCGCATTGGATGGCGCTATGAGTGCGATCCAGAAGAACCTGGCCCGGCAGGCCAGTCGCGGCAAGATCAGCGAAGAGGACATGAATGCCGCCCTTGCGCGCATCACTCCGACGCTGGCTCTGCCCGATATCGGGGCCACCGATCTGGTCATCGAAGCGGCAACCGAGCGTGAAACCATCAAGCAGGCGATCTTTGAAGATCTGCAACCGCATCTGCAGCCGCATACGATTCTCACCTCGAACACCTCGTCTATCTCGATCACCCGTCTGGCGAGTCGCACCGACCGCCCCGAACGTTTCATGGGCTTCCACTTCATGAACCCGGTGCCAGTGATGCAGCTGGTCGAATTGATCCGCGGTATTGCCACCGACGAGGAGACCTTCACGGCATGTCAGACCGTGGTGGAGCGTCTGGGCAAGACCGCCGCCAGCGCCGAAGATTTCCCCGCCTTCATCGTCAACCGGATCCTGATGCCGATGATCAACGAAGCCGTCTACACCCTCTATGAAGGGGTTGGGTCGGTGAAATCCATCGACGAATCGATGAAGCTGGGCGCCAACCATCCGATGGGGCCGCTGGAACTGGCAGACTTCATCGGCCTGGACACCTGTCTTGCCATCATGAACGTGCTGCACGACGGGCTGGCCGACACCAAATACCGCCCCTGCCCGCTGCTGACCAAATATGTCGAGGCTGGCTGGCTGGGCCGCAAGACACAGCGCGGGTTCTATGACTATCGCGGGGAAACGCCGGTTCCGACGCGCTGA
- a CDS encoding electron transfer flavoprotein subunit alpha/FixB family protein, with the protein MAVLLLAEVNNGELAMDATAKAVSASKALGDVTVLCAGASAAAAGDAAAKIDGVAKVLVAEDASLGHRLAEPTAALIVSLAGDYSHIVAPATTDAKNVLPRVAALLDVMVISDVTAVVDADTFERPIYAGNAIQTVKSKDAKKVISFRTSTFDAAGEGGSAAVETTGAAENPGLSEWVEDKVAESDRPELTSAGVVVSGGRGVGSEEDFKLIEGLADKLGAAVGASRAAVDSGYAPNDWQVGQTGKVVAPELYVAVGISGAIQHLAGMKDSKIIVAINKDEEAPIFQVADYGLVADLFQAVPELTEKLG; encoded by the coding sequence ATGGCTGTTCTTCTCCTTGCTGAAGTGAACAATGGCGAACTGGCGATGGACGCCACCGCCAAGGCTGTCTCCGCCTCCAAGGCGCTGGGTGATGTGACCGTGCTTTGTGCCGGTGCATCGGCTGCTGCCGCAGGCGACGCTGCTGCCAAGATCGACGGCGTGGCCAAGGTGCTGGTCGCCGAGGACGCCTCGCTGGGTCACCGCCTGGCCGAGCCGACTGCAGCGCTGATCGTGTCGCTGGCTGGTGATTACAGCCACATCGTGGCACCTGCGACCACCGACGCCAAGAACGTGCTGCCGCGCGTTGCTGCGCTGCTGGACGTGATGGTGATCTCGGATGTGACCGCTGTTGTCGACGCCGACACTTTCGAGCGTCCGATCTACGCCGGTAACGCGATCCAAACCGTGAAGTCGAAAGACGCCAAGAAGGTCATCTCCTTCCGGACCTCGACCTTCGACGCAGCTGGCGAAGGCGGCTCTGCCGCTGTTGAAACCACCGGCGCAGCCGAGAACCCCGGCCTGTCCGAATGGGTCGAAGACAAGGTTGCCGAAAGCGACCGCCCCGAGCTGACCTCGGCTGGCGTTGTTGTCTCCGGTGGTCGCGGTGTCGGCTCCGAAGAGGACTTCAAACTGATCGAAGGTCTGGCGGACAAGCTGGGCGCTGCGGTTGGTGCGTCCCGTGCTGCGGTCGATTCCGGCTATGCTCCGAACGACTGGCAGGTGGGTCAGACCGGTAAGGTCGTCGCCCCCGAGCTCTATGTCGCGGTCGGCATCTCCGGCGCGATCCAGCACCTGGCGGGCATGAAGGACTCCAAGATCATCGTCGCCATCAACAAGGACGAAGAGGCACCGATCTTCCAGGTTGCCGATTATGGCCTCGTGGCAGACCTGTTCCAGGCCGTCCCCGAACTCACCGAAAAACTGGGCTAA
- a CDS encoding electron transfer flavoprotein subunit beta/FixA family protein: MKVLVPVKRVIDYNVKVRVKADGSGVDLANVKMSMNPFDEIAVEEAIRLKEAGKADEVVAVSIGVKQAQETLRTALAMGADRAILVVAADDVHTDIEPLAVAKILAKVVEEEQPGLVLAGKQAIDNDMNATGQMLSALLGWSQGTFASEVDIDGDSAKVTREVDGGLQTISVKMPAIVTVDLRLNEPRYASLPNIMKAKKKPLDEKTAADYGVDVSPRLEIVSTTEPQARSAGIMVGSVDELVAKLKEAGAV; encoded by the coding sequence ATGAAGGTACTCGTGCCTGTCAAACGCGTGATTGACTATAACGTGAAGGTCCGCGTCAAAGCGGACGGAAGCGGTGTCGATCTCGCCAACGTCAAAATGTCGATGAACCCCTTTGACGAAATCGCCGTCGAAGAGGCCATTCGCCTGAAAGAAGCCGGTAAGGCGGATGAGGTCGTTGCGGTCTCGATCGGCGTGAAACAGGCACAGGAAACCCTGCGCACCGCGCTGGCCATGGGCGCAGACCGCGCCATCCTGGTTGTCGCCGCCGATGACGTGCACACCGATATCGAGCCTCTGGCCGTGGCCAAGATCCTCGCCAAGGTCGTCGAGGAAGAGCAGCCCGGTCTGGTGCTCGCAGGCAAGCAGGCGATCGACAACGACATGAACGCCACCGGTCAGATGCTGTCCGCGCTTCTGGGCTGGTCGCAGGGCACCTTTGCCTCCGAAGTCGACATCGACGGCGACAGCGCCAAGGTCACCCGCGAGGTAGACGGCGGTCTGCAGACCATCTCTGTCAAGATGCCCGCCATCGTCACCGTGGACCTGCGCCTCAACGAGCCGCGCTATGCCTCGCTGCCGAACATCATGAAGGCCAAGAAAAAGCCGCTGGACGAGAAAACCGCTGCCGATTACGGCGTCGATGTCTCCCCGCGTCTTGAGATCGTCTCCACCACCGAACCGCAGGCCCGCTCGGCTGGCATCATGGTCGGTTCGGTTGACGAACTGGTTGCGAAACTCAAAGAAGCGGGGGCTGTGTAA
- a CDS encoding response regulator transcription factor, which translates to MSKIALVDDDRNILTSVAMTLEAEGFEVETYNDGQAALDAFNKKLPDMAVLDIKMPRMDGMDLLQRLRQKSQMPVIFLTSKDDEIDEVLGLRMGADDYVKKPFSQRLLVERIRALLRRQEAINGDAVEGAAVTETKVMERGNLRMDPLRHAVSWKGKDVSLTVTEFLLLQALAQRPGFVKSRDQLMDVAYDDQVYVDDRTIDSHIKRLRKKMRSADSDFAAIETLYGIGYRYNEE; encoded by the coding sequence ATGTCAAAGATTGCTTTGGTGGACGACGACAGAAACATCCTGACTTCGGTGGCTATGACGCTGGAGGCAGAAGGGTTCGAGGTCGAAACCTACAACGACGGTCAGGCCGCCCTGGATGCTTTTAACAAGAAGCTTCCGGATATGGCCGTGCTGGACATCAAGATGCCGCGCATGGACGGCATGGATCTGCTGCAGCGTCTGCGGCAGAAATCGCAGATGCCGGTGATCTTCCTCACCTCCAAGGACGATGAGATCGACGAAGTTCTCGGTCTGCGCATGGGGGCGGATGACTACGTCAAGAAACCGTTTTCGCAACGCCTGCTGGTCGAACGCATCCGTGCCCTGCTGCGGCGCCAGGAAGCAATCAACGGCGACGCGGTAGAAGGCGCTGCGGTTACAGAGACCAAGGTCATGGAGCGCGGCAACCTACGTATGGACCCGCTGCGTCATGCGGTCAGCTGGAAGGGCAAGGATGTCTCGCTCACCGTGACCGAGTTCCTCCTGCTGCAGGCGCTGGCCCAGCGGCCCGGTTTCGTCAAAAGCCGCGATCAGCTGATGGATGTGGCCTATGACGATCAGGTCTATGTGGATGACCGCACCATCGATAGCCACATCAAACGCCTGCGCAAAAAGATGCGCAGCGCGGATTCCGACTTTGCGGCGATCGAGACGCTGTATGGGATCGGTTACCGCTACAACGAAGAGTAA
- the rapZ gene encoding RNase adapter RapZ yields MPDVDPDAQPIVLVTGPSGAGRTTAINVLEDLGFEAIDNLPLRLLPILIEAAGVSAPMALGLDSRNRDFAPGALLDMIEMLAARQDAELTVLYLDARPDVLLRRYSETRRRHPLAPAETPEVGVAREQDLMAPIRERADMLLDTSEMNVHQLKAEIEHWFAPDGRSLALSVQSFSYKRGVPRSVDLVFDCRFLANPYWEEALRSLNGRDAAVQDYVKQDPLYDGFMARVVDMVRFLLPAFRSEGKSHLSIAFGCTGGQHRSVTLAETLAKTLAEDGQQVSIRHRELQR; encoded by the coding sequence ATGCCTGACGTCGATCCCGATGCACAGCCGATCGTTCTGGTCACCGGTCCGTCCGGCGCCGGGCGCACCACGGCGATCAATGTGCTGGAGGATCTGGGGTTCGAGGCGATTGACAACCTGCCGCTGCGGCTGCTGCCGATCCTGATCGAAGCGGCAGGGGTGAGCGCGCCAATGGCGTTGGGGCTGGACAGCCGCAACCGGGATTTCGCCCCGGGTGCCCTTCTCGACATGATTGAAATGCTGGCGGCGCGGCAGGACGCGGAGCTGACGGTTCTTTATCTGGATGCCCGTCCCGATGTTCTGTTGCGGCGTTATTCGGAAACACGGCGCAGGCACCCACTGGCCCCGGCAGAAACGCCCGAGGTTGGCGTGGCGCGGGAGCAGGACCTGATGGCGCCAATTCGAGAACGCGCGGATATGCTGCTCGACACCTCCGAAATGAATGTGCACCAGCTGAAGGCCGAGATTGAACATTGGTTCGCGCCGGATGGGCGGTCGCTGGCCCTGTCCGTACAAAGTTTTTCCTACAAACGCGGTGTGCCGCGCAGCGTCGATCTGGTCTTTGATTGCCGGTTCCTGGCAAACCCCTATTGGGAAGAGGCACTGCGGTCGCTGAATGGCCGCGACGCTGCGGTTCAGGACTATGTGAAACAGGACCCGCTGTATGACGGGTTCATGGCGCGGGTGGTGGATATGGTCCGGTTTTTGTTGCCCGCCTTTCGCAGCGAAGGGAAATCGCATCTCTCCATCGCCTTTGGCTGTACCGGTGGGCAACATCGTTCGGTGACCCTGGCAGAAACCCTGGCTAAGACCCTTGCGGAAGACGGGCAGCAGGTGTCAATTAGACATCGCGAGCTGCAGCGCTAA
- a CDS encoding DUF6473 family protein encodes MSYELQSVSTLSGGTCCYAGSRLQVRGPERDLNEPYIAFLGGTEVFGRFVAEPFPAVAESLLDVPCINLGGVNAGLDSFMSDDSLMRVAKESDIAVFQLLGAQNLSNKYYRVHPRRNDRFLQARPELKALFPEVDFTEFHFNKHLLTELKNVSEERFETLCLHLQSVWVSRMGDLITAMDGRLVLLWLRYNLGGVGMFGREPVLVDQAMVDSLRPLVKGVVELPVATAGLANDVMGMDMGPLDLPTARHMLGPKEHNRIGCATAEKLQGILGQRKAAG; translated from the coding sequence ATGAGTTACGAACTCCAAAGCGTTTCGACGCTTTCGGGTGGAACATGTTGCTATGCAGGCTCAAGGCTGCAGGTACGTGGACCCGAACGCGACTTGAATGAACCTTATATCGCATTTCTGGGCGGAACAGAGGTGTTTGGTCGCTTTGTGGCTGAGCCGTTTCCCGCCGTCGCCGAATCCCTGCTGGATGTGCCATGCATCAACCTTGGTGGTGTGAACGCGGGGCTGGACAGTTTCATGAGCGATGACAGCCTTATGAGGGTGGCTAAGGAATCAGATATCGCTGTCTTCCAGCTTCTGGGCGCCCAGAACCTGTCGAATAAATATTACCGGGTGCATCCGCGCCGGAATGACCGGTTCCTGCAAGCCCGCCCTGAACTGAAGGCCCTTTTTCCGGAAGTGGATTTCACCGAGTTTCATTTCAACAAGCATCTCCTGACCGAGCTCAAAAACGTCTCTGAGGAGCGGTTTGAAACCCTCTGCCTGCATCTGCAATCTGTGTGGGTCAGTCGCATGGGTGATCTCATCACTGCGATGGACGGACGGTTGGTGCTGCTGTGGCTGCGCTATAATCTGGGTGGTGTGGGAATGTTCGGACGTGAACCGGTCCTGGTCGATCAGGCGATGGTCGATTCTCTGAGGCCCTTGGTCAAAGGGGTGGTAGAGCTCCCCGTTGCCACCGCAGGGCTGGCAAATGACGTGATGGGCATGGATATGGGGCCGCTCGACCTGCCGACAGCGCGCCATATGCTGGGGCCGAAGGAACACAACCGGATTGGATGCGCCACGGCTGAGAAGCTGCAGGGTATCCTGGGGCAGCGCAAAGCAGCGGGCTGA
- a CDS encoding HPr kinase/phosphorylase: protein MVQDLSHCIHASCVALDGRGLLIRGASGSGKSALALHLMAYGAQLVADDRVLLTLHDGSVVARPPKATAGLIEARGLGILHAENTAQAAVCAIVDLDRLADGRLPAQSAETILGLDLPVIHRVEATHFAPALLQYLKCGALNPDA from the coding sequence ATGGTGCAGGACCTTAGCCATTGTATACATGCCTCCTGTGTAGCGCTTGACGGGCGTGGCCTCCTGATCCGGGGGGCTTCCGGCAGTGGGAAATCGGCGCTGGCCCTGCATTTGATGGCCTATGGAGCGCAGCTGGTCGCGGACGACCGGGTTTTGCTCACGCTTCATGATGGATCCGTCGTGGCGCGGCCACCCAAGGCAACCGCAGGCCTGATCGAAGCGCGCGGTCTGGGCATCCTGCACGCGGAAAACACCGCTCAGGCGGCTGTCTGTGCCATTGTGGACTTGGACCGGCTTGCAGACGGGCGGCTTCCGGCCCAGTCTGCCGAAACGATTCTGGGGCTGGATCTTCCCGTGATACACCGCGTGGAGGCAACGCATTTCGCTCCGGCCCTGTTGCAGTATCTGAAATGTGGAGCCCTGAACCCTGATGCCTGA
- a CDS encoding sensor histidine kinase translates to MRDTGSTPPPSGEDVVLGDDWVAPEQTVTEEMQVRRASRGVFSLKGSPLTRKIITFNLIALIILVAGILYLNSSRQSLVRQKAGALVSEATLIANVFEAELPAVGGVSFATGDGIDAEGTLSGISLRGGVEAMVFDASGTLIASVTGVARSDALNALNENQKGKTLISDGLSALWSAAGSVFKSGENTADAGLTLEAQLGRLAEHTLGAGATVDTAVDTRGGTVFSAAAPILHNGQVIGVVALASPIGEIDALVRGERERVLQMFVVALLVSVGLSLVLASTIANPLADLAEAAESGRDRDARKSHPGRVRIPDLSARPDEIGRLSRALRGMVKALYSRIDSNEQFAADVAHEIKNPLASLQSAVGTLRMVKREDQREKLMEVIEHDVRRLDRLVSDISNASRLDAELVKEEEEEFDLLTMLGNLNQFLGEDARSKGIDYIADLPPQPIMLQGLEARLAQVFVNLITNAISFCEDGDAIRVWARRRANRVLIVVEDTGPGIPEQALSNIFKRFYSQRPEEHFGNNSGLGLAISKQIVEAHGGVIWAENIRPTEADITSEPLGARFVVGLPV, encoded by the coding sequence ATGCGCGATACCGGCAGCACACCGCCACCATCCGGTGAGGATGTGGTTCTGGGCGACGATTGGGTCGCTCCAGAGCAAACGGTGACGGAAGAGATGCAGGTGCGCCGGGCCAGCCGCGGGGTATTTTCGCTCAAAGGCTCGCCTTTGACACGGAAAATCATCACCTTCAACCTGATCGCACTGATCATCCTTGTCGCTGGGATTCTCTACCTTAACTCCTCGCGGCAGAGCCTGGTTCGCCAAAAGGCGGGCGCGCTAGTGTCCGAAGCAACCCTGATCGCAAATGTGTTCGAAGCTGAATTGCCTGCGGTGGGCGGCGTCAGCTTTGCCACCGGTGACGGCATCGATGCCGAGGGCACCCTGTCCGGCATCAGCCTGCGGGGCGGGGTCGAAGCCATGGTATTCGATGCTAGTGGCACCCTGATCGCCAGCGTCACAGGCGTTGCGCGCTCGGATGCGTTGAATGCTCTGAATGAAAATCAAAAGGGTAAAACTCTGATCTCCGACGGGCTGTCGGCGCTGTGGTCGGCGGCGGGCAGTGTGTTCAAATCCGGGGAAAACACCGCCGATGCGGGGCTTACGCTCGAGGCGCAATTGGGCCGGTTGGCGGAGCACACCCTTGGCGCCGGAGCAACAGTTGATACTGCCGTAGATACCAGGGGGGGTACGGTCTTCTCGGCGGCAGCCCCGATTCTTCACAACGGACAGGTCATCGGAGTGGTGGCCCTGGCCTCTCCCATCGGAGAAATCGACGCGCTGGTGCGTGGTGAGCGCGAGCGCGTGTTGCAGATGTTCGTCGTGGCGCTGCTGGTTTCCGTCGGGCTCAGCCTGGTTCTTGCCTCGACCATAGCCAATCCTCTTGCCGATCTGGCAGAGGCTGCGGAAAGCGGGCGCGACCGTGATGCCCGAAAAAGTCACCCCGGCCGGGTACGTATCCCGGACCTCTCTGCACGGCCTGACGAGATTGGTCGTCTCAGCCGGGCGCTGCGCGGAATGGTAAAAGCGCTCTACAGTCGCATCGATAGTAACGAACAATTTGCAGCTGATGTGGCACATGAGATCAAGAATCCCTTGGCGAGTCTGCAATCTGCAGTCGGGACCTTGCGGATGGTAAAGCGCGAAGACCAACGGGAGAAGCTTATGGAAGTGATCGAACACGACGTGCGCCGCCTTGACCGGCTGGTGAGCGATATCTCGAATGCTTCCCGACTGGATGCCGAACTGGTCAAGGAAGAAGAAGAAGAATTCGACCTCCTGACCATGCTGGGCAATCTCAACCAGTTCCTTGGCGAAGATGCCCGCTCCAAGGGGATCGACTATATCGCCGACTTGCCGCCGCAACCGATCATGCTTCAGGGACTTGAGGCGCGTCTGGCGCAGGTGTTCGTCAACCTGATCACCAATGCGATTTCCTTTTGCGAAGATGGCGATGCGATCCGTGTCTGGGCGCGACGCCGGGCCAATCGGGTGCTGATTGTGGTCGAGGACACCGGCCCGGGCATTCCCGAACAGGCGCTATCGAACATTTTTAAACGCTTCTACTCACAGCGCCCGGAAGAGCATTTTGGCAATAACTCTGGCCTTGGACTGGCGATTTCAAAGCAGATCGTCGAAGCGCATGGCGGTGTGATCTGGGCCGAGAATATCCGGCCGACCGAAGCCGACATCACCTCTGAACCGCTGGGTGCGCGGTTTGTGGTCGGCCTGCCGGTGTGA
- a CDS encoding lysophospholipid acyltransferase family protein: protein MADTAHDHDGGLKAESETGEVYDRRTLTYANSFDDRWTSLAIRAIEWFTGKLTILRMVKKFEKQNAQYRGQKFWRGALNVMGIDLLTPEEQIRNIPAEGPVVIVANHPHGMVDGMIFADLIGRIRLDYRILTRSVLTGLDEAATSFMIPVPFPHDPEAQRKMVEMRAKTMAHLKEGGVVALFPSGVVMSSDSWFGPAIEQEWNVFTAQLIRRSGARVVPIFFPGSNSRWYQIACRISPILRQGLLLHEIVRSCNKPQAPVVGEPLTDAQMERLHSDPRGFMAWLREHTLSLGSKTPTDDK, encoded by the coding sequence GTGGCGGATACGGCGCATGACCATGACGGCGGCCTGAAGGCAGAGTCGGAGACGGGCGAGGTCTATGACCGGCGCACCCTGACCTATGCCAATTCCTTTGACGACCGCTGGACCTCGCTTGCCATCCGCGCCATCGAATGGTTCACCGGCAAGCTGACCATTCTGCGCATGGTCAAGAAGTTCGAAAAGCAGAACGCCCAGTACCGCGGCCAGAAATTCTGGCGCGGCGCGTTGAACGTGATGGGGATCGATCTGCTGACGCCCGAAGAGCAGATCCGCAACATTCCCGCCGAAGGTCCGGTTGTGATCGTGGCGAACCACCCGCACGGAATGGTCGATGGCATGATCTTTGCTGACCTGATTGGTCGCATCCGGCTTGATTACCGAATTCTGACGCGTTCGGTCCTGACGGGGCTTGATGAGGCGGCGACCTCCTTCATGATCCCGGTGCCGTTCCCCCATGACCCTGAAGCGCAGCGCAAGATGGTGGAAATGCGAGCCAAGACCATGGCCCATCTGAAGGAAGGCGGCGTTGTGGCGCTGTTCCCGTCGGGTGTGGTGATGTCGTCGGACAGCTGGTTTGGCCCTGCTATCGAGCAGGAGTGGAATGTGTTCACCGCGCAGCTGATCCGCCGTTCTGGCGCGCGTGTGGTTCCGATCTTCTTCCCGGGGTCGAATTCGCGCTGGTATCAGATCGCCTGCCGGATCTCTCCGATCCTGCGTCAGGGGCTGCTGCTGCATGAAATCGTGCGCTCCTGCAACAAGCCGCAGGCGCCGGTGGTCGGAGAGCCGCTGACGGATGCGCAGATGGAGCGGCTGCACAGCGATCCGCGCGGCTTCATGGCGTGGCTGCGAGAGCATACCTTGTCGCTGGGCAGTAAAACTCCGACTGACGACAAGTAA